In one window of Candidatus Thermoplasmatota archaeon DNA:
- a CDS encoding adenylate kinase family protein has product MLVALTGTPGVGKTTVSDLAGRLRPGARVVHLGDWLAEAGLLAERDPARGSFEVDTRRMRRAFRLAHADVPAGTTVLVESHLAHHLDVDACLLLRVDPATLHRRLSARGWSEAKVRENVEAEALDVLAAEVRDHFGGDACDGPLAPDEKPWALELDATTMPPEAVAAAVWEAVDAGGRASGEGFKWRAVGSVAWPLDALPWL; this is encoded by the coding sequence ATGCTCGTCGCGCTTACCGGAACGCCCGGCGTCGGCAAGACCACGGTCTCGGACCTCGCGGGCCGCCTGAGGCCGGGCGCGCGCGTCGTGCACCTCGGCGACTGGCTCGCCGAAGCGGGCCTTCTTGCGGAGCGCGACCCCGCGCGCGGATCGTTCGAGGTGGACACGCGGCGCATGCGGCGCGCGTTCCGCCTCGCGCACGCGGACGTGCCGGCCGGAACGACGGTCCTCGTGGAAAGCCACCTCGCGCACCACCTCGACGTCGACGCTTGCCTCCTCCTGCGCGTCGATCCCGCGACGCTCCACCGGCGCCTCTCGGCGCGCGGCTGGAGCGAGGCGAAGGTGCGCGAGAACGTGGAGGCGGAGGCGCTCGACGTCCTTGCCGCCGAGGTGCGCGACCATTTCGGGGGCGACGCGTGCGACGGCCCGCTTGCGCCGGACGAGAAGCCCTGGGCGCTCGAGCTCGACGCGACGACGATGCCGCCCGAGGCCGTCGCGGCGGCCGTGTGGGAGGCCGTGGACGCGGGCGGGCGCGCAAGCGGCGAAGGCTTCAAATGGCGCGCGGTGGGTTCCGTCGCCTGGCCCCTCGACGCGCTTCCGTGGCTTTGA
- a CDS encoding CDP-alcohol phosphatidyltransferase family protein — protein MGFHRVGITPNALSVVSLVFAALAGGVFFVATRERPELMLVAGALVAANALLDALDGKLARLTKQETRRGDYLDHVIDRYADVFILGGLALSPVGNVYWGLGAVSGVLLTSYMGTQAQALGLGRDYGGLLGRADRLVLLMAMPFVAWYVFVSDIHLPWDASPMTLLLAWFALVGNVTAIQRFAKGWKELGAGK, from the coding sequence ATGGGATTCCACCGCGTCGGCATCACCCCGAACGCGCTTTCGGTCGTTTCGCTCGTTTTCGCGGCGCTTGCGGGCGGCGTCTTCTTCGTCGCGACGCGCGAACGGCCCGAGCTCATGCTCGTTGCTGGCGCGCTCGTCGCGGCGAACGCGCTCCTCGACGCCCTCGACGGGAAGCTCGCGCGCCTCACGAAACAGGAGACGCGCCGCGGCGACTACCTCGACCACGTCATCGACCGCTACGCGGACGTCTTCATCCTCGGCGGCCTCGCGCTTTCGCCCGTGGGCAACGTGTACTGGGGCCTCGGCGCCGTGAGCGGCGTCCTCCTCACGAGCTACATGGGAACGCAGGCGCAGGCGCTCGGCCTCGGCCGCGACTACGGCGGCCTCCTCGGCCGCGCCGACCGGCTCGTCCTCCTCATGGCGATGCCGTTCGTCGCGTGGTACGTGTTCGTGTCCGACATCCACCTTCCGTGGGACGCGAGCCCGATGACGCTCCTGCTCGCCTGGTTCGCCCTCGTGGGGAACGTCACCGCGATCCAGCGCTTCGCGAAGGGTTGGAAGGAACTCGGCGCCGGGAAGTGA
- a CDS encoding 16S rRNA methyltransferase yields the protein MLTVVLAESELELVPERLKHHPAMQKAAGRRGERAGRTILDASVHHDALRGFPDGMRRGRPDMVHFFLLLGLDSVLNKAGGLRLLVHTRNDELIRVSPETRIMRNQPRFIGLMEQLYRFGVVPQDPPLFRLERGWTLERVIREEAKGPVVALSEEARRVNPHRYFSEKARAGDLTLVLGGFPKGDFRTDVRKLATETVSLHPESLSIWTVMTEVLAAWEDGSGLFPE from the coding sequence GTGCTCACGGTCGTCCTCGCGGAGAGCGAACTCGAGCTCGTGCCCGAGCGGCTCAAGCACCACCCCGCGATGCAGAAGGCGGCGGGCCGGCGCGGCGAGCGCGCGGGCCGCACGATCCTGGACGCGTCCGTCCATCACGACGCGCTGCGCGGGTTCCCCGACGGGATGCGGCGCGGCCGGCCGGACATGGTCCACTTCTTCCTGCTCCTCGGCCTCGACTCGGTGCTCAACAAGGCCGGCGGCCTGCGACTGCTCGTGCACACGCGGAACGACGAGCTCATCCGCGTCTCGCCGGAAACGCGCATCATGCGCAACCAGCCGAGGTTCATCGGGCTCATGGAGCAGCTCTACCGCTTCGGCGTCGTCCCGCAGGACCCGCCGCTCTTCCGGCTTGAACGCGGGTGGACGCTCGAGCGCGTCATCCGCGAGGAGGCGAAGGGGCCCGTCGTCGCGCTCTCCGAGGAGGCGAGGCGCGTGAATCCGCACCGCTACTTCTCGGAGAAGGCGCGCGCGGGCGACCTCACGCTCGTGCTCGGCGGCTTCCCGAAGGGCGATTTCCGGACGGACGTGCGGAAGCTCGCGACGGAGACGGTGAGTCTCCACCCCGAGAGCCTGAGCATCTGGACCGTGATGACCGAGGTCCTCGCGGCGTGGGAGGACGGCTCGGGACTCTTTCCCGAGTGA
- a CDS encoding SRPBCC family protein: MPTVDKSIEVAAPVDRVYNLWTDFERFPSFMENVEEVRRTGPDATHWRVEAAGQTVEWDARTTALEPNRRVAWQAVGGSGQSGEVRFEPVGAGKTRVSVKIDWALPSGVKQAVVDALGVDERLVERDLEAFRRLAESPSGVR, encoded by the coding sequence ATGCCGACCGTGGACAAGAGCATCGAGGTCGCGGCGCCCGTCGATCGCGTCTACAACCTCTGGACCGACTTCGAGCGCTTCCCGAGCTTCATGGAGAACGTCGAGGAGGTGCGCCGCACGGGACCCGATGCGACGCACTGGCGCGTCGAGGCGGCGGGCCAGACGGTCGAATGGGACGCGCGGACGACCGCGCTCGAGCCGAACCGACGCGTCGCATGGCAGGCCGTCGGCGGTTCCGGGCAGTCCGGCGAGGTCCGCTTCGAGCCCGTCGGCGCGGGGAAGACGCGCGTGAGCGTCAAGATCGACTGGGCGCTTCCCTCCGGCGTGAAGCAGGCCGTGGTCGACGCGCTCGGCGTCGACGAGCGTCTCGTCGAGCGCGACCTCGAAGCCTTCCGCCGCCTCGCGGAATCGCCGTCAGGCGTCCGCTGA
- the moeB gene encoding molybdopterin-synthase adenylyltransferase MoeB — translation MPKVRLPTPLRPYAGHQAVVEVEGANVGEVLRRLVAKHEGLRGHLFDERGRLRPFVNVYVNQEDVRTRQNDATPVADGDVVMIVPAVAGGAVPAKGAGGVGILGRDETAYYARHLILPEVGLKGQEKLKRAKVLLVGTGGLGAPAALYLAAAGVGRIGLVDFDRVEASNLHRQVLFSASDVGRPKAEAAAARLRSLNPHIEVDVHDTTFTSANALDLLAGYDILVDGTDNFPTRYLANDAAVLSGKPNVYASIFRFEGQASVFATRDGPCYRCLYPAPPPPGLVPSCAEGGVLGLLPGVMGTIQGVETVKQILGIGESLAGRLLLFDALGMEFTTLSLRKNPDCPACGAKPTLTGLIDYEEFCGVRAHEDAIPSGVPAIAPRDVHARREAKADLTLVDVREPHEWEIGRIAGAMHVPLGEVVARASEIPQTGEVVVYCRSGARSARATETLRGLGFRNVKNLEGGILAWARDVDPTVATI, via the coding sequence ATGCCCAAGGTCCGACTCCCCACGCCCCTTCGCCCGTACGCCGGCCACCAGGCCGTCGTCGAGGTCGAAGGCGCGAACGTCGGCGAGGTCCTCCGCCGCCTCGTCGCGAAGCACGAAGGCCTGCGCGGGCACCTCTTCGACGAGCGTGGACGGCTGCGTCCGTTCGTGAACGTGTACGTCAACCAGGAGGACGTGCGCACGCGCCAGAACGACGCGACCCCCGTCGCCGACGGGGACGTCGTCATGATCGTGCCCGCGGTCGCGGGCGGCGCAGTCCCCGCGAAGGGCGCGGGCGGCGTCGGGATCCTCGGCCGCGACGAGACGGCCTACTACGCGCGTCACCTCATCCTCCCCGAGGTCGGCCTCAAGGGACAGGAGAAGCTCAAGCGCGCGAAGGTGCTCCTCGTCGGCACGGGCGGCCTCGGCGCGCCGGCCGCGCTCTACCTCGCGGCCGCGGGCGTGGGCCGCATCGGCCTCGTCGACTTCGACCGCGTCGAGGCCTCGAACCTGCACCGGCAGGTGCTCTTCTCGGCCTCGGACGTCGGACGACCGAAGGCGGAGGCGGCGGCCGCGCGCCTGCGCTCGCTCAACCCCCACATCGAGGTGGACGTCCACGACACGACCTTCACGAGCGCGAACGCGCTCGACCTCCTCGCCGGCTACGACATCCTCGTGGACGGCACGGACAATTTCCCGACGCGCTACCTCGCGAACGATGCCGCGGTCCTCTCGGGCAAGCCGAACGTCTACGCGAGCATCTTCCGCTTCGAAGGCCAGGCGTCCGTGTTCGCGACGCGAGACGGACCCTGCTACCGGTGCCTCTACCCCGCGCCGCCGCCGCCCGGCCTCGTGCCGAGCTGCGCCGAAGGCGGCGTCCTCGGTCTCCTCCCCGGCGTCATGGGCACGATCCAGGGCGTCGAGACCGTGAAGCAGATCCTCGGCATCGGCGAGTCGCTCGCGGGGCGCCTCCTGCTCTTCGACGCGCTCGGGATGGAATTCACGACGCTCTCGCTGCGCAAGAACCCCGACTGCCCCGCGTGCGGCGCGAAGCCCACGCTCACGGGCCTCATCGACTACGAGGAATTCTGCGGCGTCCGCGCCCACGAGGACGCGATTCCCTCGGGCGTGCCCGCGATCGCGCCGCGCGACGTCCACGCGCGCCGCGAGGCGAAGGCCGACCTCACGCTCGTGGACGTCCGCGAGCCGCACGAATGGGAGATCGGGCGCATCGCGGGCGCGATGCACGTGCCGCTCGGCGAGGTCGTCGCCCGCGCTTCCGAGATCCCGCAGACGGGCGAGGTCGTGGTCTACTGCCGCTCGGGCGCGCGCAGCGCCCGCGCGACGGAGACGCTGCGGGGCCTCGGCTTCCGCAACGTCAAGAACCTCGAAGGCGGCATCCTCGCCTGGGCCCGCGACGTCGACCCCACCGTCGCGACGATCTGA
- a CDS encoding Rieske 2Fe-2S domain-containing protein, which translates to MADWVRIPDGARLGEGDRLVAEAAGRRLALARAGGKLRAFDERCPHRGGPLSEGTLAGRLLTCPWHAWTFDLETGAHVVNPDAGVGLHAVREDGPDALVALEASPPPHGPYYRGTLPGP; encoded by the coding sequence ATGGCCGATTGGGTGCGCATCCCGGACGGCGCGCGGCTCGGGGAAGGCGACCGCCTCGTCGCCGAGGCCGCGGGACGCCGTCTCGCCCTCGCGCGGGCGGGCGGGAAGCTCCGCGCCTTCGACGAGCGGTGCCCCCACCGGGGCGGCCCTCTTTCGGAAGGGACGCTCGCGGGGCGCCTCCTCACGTGCCCCTGGCACGCGTGGACCTTCGATCTCGAGACGGGCGCGCACGTCGTCAACCCCGACGCCGGGGTCGGCCTCCACGCGGTGCGCGAGGACGGTCCCGACGCCCTCGTCGCGCTCGAGGCCTCGCCGCCCCCCCACGGGCCGTATTATCGCGGGACCCTGCCGGGCCCATGA
- the icd gene encoding isocitrate dehydrogenase (NADP(+)), which produces MPGARITIRPDGSLDVPDRPVIPFIEGDGTGPDIWRAARPVLDAAVAKAYDGRRAIEWKQVWAGEAAFNATGEWLPKETLEAFREYVVGIKGPLTTPVGKGIRSLNVALRQELDLYACVRPVYYVPGVPAPVREPAKMNIVLFRENTEDVYAGIEFQAGSAEAEKLRSFLVKELGVKPGKFRGDKVGLGVKPMSEEGSKRLVRKAIRHAIENRLPSVTLVHKGNIMKFTEGAFLAWGYEVATTEFRAQCVTWEEVQKNHGGKVPAGKILVQDIIADNMFQQLLTRTDQYSVLATANLNGDYLSDAAAGQIGGLGIAPGANIGDGYAVFEATHGTAPKYAGQDKVNPGSVILSGVMMLEYLGWKEAAALVRQNFEKTVKQKTVTYDLAREMGVEPVKASAFAAAIIANIEGRSGAKPKKPAKKTAARPAAKRAKRGAKATPKRGAKKPAAKRRR; this is translated from the coding sequence ATGCCCGGCGCCCGCATCACGATCCGCCCGGACGGATCCCTCGACGTCCCCGACCGCCCCGTGATCCCGTTCATCGAGGGCGACGGCACGGGCCCCGACATCTGGCGCGCGGCCCGGCCCGTCCTCGACGCGGCGGTCGCGAAGGCGTACGACGGCCGACGCGCGATCGAATGGAAGCAGGTGTGGGCCGGCGAAGCCGCGTTCAACGCGACGGGCGAGTGGCTCCCGAAGGAGACGCTCGAGGCCTTCCGCGAATACGTCGTCGGCATCAAGGGCCCGCTCACGACGCCCGTCGGGAAGGGCATCCGGTCCCTGAACGTCGCGCTGCGCCAGGAGCTCGACCTCTACGCGTGCGTGCGCCCCGTCTACTACGTGCCCGGCGTGCCCGCGCCCGTGCGCGAGCCCGCGAAGATGAACATCGTGCTCTTCCGCGAGAACACCGAGGACGTCTACGCGGGCATCGAGTTCCAGGCCGGGTCCGCGGAAGCCGAGAAGCTCCGCTCGTTCCTCGTGAAGGAGCTCGGCGTGAAGCCCGGCAAGTTCCGCGGCGACAAGGTCGGCCTCGGCGTGAAGCCGATGAGCGAGGAAGGCTCGAAGCGCCTCGTGCGCAAGGCGATCCGACACGCGATCGAGAACCGGCTGCCCTCCGTCACGCTCGTGCACAAGGGCAACATCATGAAGTTCACCGAGGGCGCGTTCCTCGCGTGGGGCTACGAGGTCGCGACGACGGAGTTCCGCGCCCAGTGCGTCACGTGGGAGGAAGTGCAGAAGAACCACGGCGGCAAGGTCCCGGCGGGCAAGATCCTCGTCCAGGACATCATCGCCGACAACATGTTCCAGCAGCTCCTCACGCGCACGGACCAGTACTCGGTCCTCGCGACCGCGAACCTCAACGGCGACTATCTCTCGGACGCGGCCGCGGGCCAGATCGGCGGCCTCGGCATCGCGCCCGGCGCGAACATCGGCGACGGGTACGCGGTCTTCGAGGCGACACACGGCACCGCGCCCAAGTACGCGGGTCAGGACAAGGTCAACCCCGGCTCCGTCATCCTCTCGGGCGTCATGATGCTCGAGTACCTCGGGTGGAAGGAGGCCGCGGCCCTCGTCCGGCAGAACTTCGAGAAGACGGTGAAGCAGAAGACCGTCACGTACGACCTCGCGCGCGAGATGGGCGTCGAGCCCGTGAAGGCGAGCGCCTTCGCGGCCGCCATCATCGCGAACATCGAAGGGCGCTCCGGCGCGAAGCCGAAGAAGCCCGCGAAGAAGACGGCGGCGCGCCCGGCCGCGAAGAGAGCGAAGCGCGGCGCGAAGGCGACGCCGAAGCGCGGCGCCAAGAAGCCCGCCGCGAAGCGCCGCCGCTGA
- the tuf gene encoding translation elongation factor EF-1 subunit alpha, translated as MAEKPHMNIVFIGHVDAGKSTTVGRVLLDTGTIEAHIIEKLRKEAEEKGKGGFEFAYVMDNLKEERERGVTIDIAHKKFVTNKYYFTIIDAPGHRDFVKNMITGASQADAAVLVISAVSGIEAQTKEHIFLARTLGVEQLIVYVNKMDALQPAFDQKKFDALKEQIETLIRTVGYKKENVPIIPGSSYKGINITKAPAEMGWFKGPTLLDAMNGLKEPSKPTNLPLRLPVQDVYSITGIGTVPVGRVETGILKIGDTIIFNPSGATGEVKSIEMHHEQHQQAVPGDNVGFNVRGIDKKSIRRGDVAGKADNPPKVAKAFVAQIAVLQHPSVIAAGYTPVFHIHTAQLACTFEELQKKMDPKTGQVKEENPQFLKTGDIAIVKIRPSRPLAIERSKDIPHMSRFAVRDMGTTVAAGLCLDLEER; from the coding sequence ATGGCCGAGAAGCCGCACATGAACATCGTGTTCATCGGGCACGTCGACGCCGGCAAGTCCACGACTGTCGGCCGCGTCCTGCTCGACACGGGCACCATCGAAGCGCACATCATCGAGAAGCTCCGCAAGGAAGCGGAGGAGAAGGGCAAGGGCGGGTTCGAATTCGCCTACGTCATGGACAACCTCAAGGAGGAGCGCGAGCGCGGCGTCACCATCGACATCGCGCACAAGAAGTTCGTGACGAACAAGTACTACTTCACGATCATCGACGCCCCCGGCCACCGCGACTTCGTCAAGAACATGATCACGGGCGCGTCGCAGGCTGACGCGGCCGTGCTCGTCATCTCCGCAGTCTCGGGCATCGAGGCCCAGACGAAGGAGCACATCTTCCTCGCGAGGACCCTCGGCGTCGAGCAGCTCATCGTGTACGTCAACAAGATGGACGCGCTGCAGCCCGCCTTCGACCAGAAGAAGTTCGACGCGCTCAAGGAGCAGATCGAGACGCTCATCCGGACGGTCGGCTACAAGAAGGAGAACGTTCCGATCATCCCCGGCTCCTCGTACAAGGGCATCAACATCACGAAGGCCCCGGCCGAGATGGGCTGGTTCAAGGGCCCGACGCTCCTCGACGCCATGAACGGCCTCAAGGAGCCCTCGAAGCCCACGAACCTCCCGCTCCGCCTCCCGGTGCAGGACGTCTACTCGATCACGGGTATCGGCACGGTGCCGGTCGGCCGCGTCGAGACGGGCATCCTCAAGATCGGCGACACCATCATCTTCAACCCCTCGGGCGCGACGGGTGAGGTCAAGTCGATCGAGATGCACCACGAGCAGCACCAGCAGGCCGTCCCCGGCGACAACGTCGGCTTCAACGTCCGCGGCATCGACAAGAAGTCGATCCGCCGCGGCGACGTCGCCGGCAAGGCGGACAACCCCCCGAAGGTCGCGAAGGCCTTCGTCGCCCAGATCGCCGTCCTGCAGCACCCCTCGGTCATCGCCGCCGGCTACACGCCCGTGTTCCACATCCACACGGCCCAGCTCGCGTGCACGTTCGAGGAGCTCCAGAAGAAGATGGACCCGAAGACGGGCCAGGTCAAGGAGGAGAACCCCCAGTTCCTCAAGACCGGCGACATCGCGATCGTGAAGATCCGGCCCTCGCGCCCCCTCGCGATCGAGCGCTCCAAGGACATCCCCCACATGTCCCGCTTCGCGGTCCGCGACATGGGCACGACGGTCGCCGCCGGCCTGTGCCTGGACCTCGAAGAGCGCTGA
- a CDS encoding CocE/NonD family hydrolase, protein MTRAIVLALLLALPAALAGCFAPADEDLRPGSVDLLEGLVVEGAKATRLENGDLNLVWEGVIEGKSVPVVFPVPEGVTYVEATATVPAGRSLDLRVVGNSTGRLLCNTHKTASFLVDAKGRVSCSGLGVASPGEDWKAMLGASNSLSAPAPFVLSVNLSTAPLDGSAALIRWDRLSRPIHKALETETVKVPASVDGAKLHVEVTRPAIEEKVPTILVSSPYNYNARAAGNRPSDSLILAMVPRGYAVVVADVRGFGNSEGCVEVWGPKEQKDQYDLVEWVAAQPWSDGKVAFYGQSYVATTPVEAAVQRPPHLTTIAIVAPVMNTWADWHFGGVPNGENVGSPRSYQQGGTETTPEDGNPLATVAHTANGFCDVTLAARANDPRALYDAFYKERNFTARAKEINVPVFYTQGFWDENVKGEMIVGFFDALDVPKRAFYGPWHHQHAVRADMELTLRAWFDHWLKGIETGVMDGPLVEVRTPQGLAREAESWPPAHATPRAFHLASGKLQDASGAGESTYLAFPAKTVLANLLPMAPTPTAVRFASEPLAEPLYVSGKGVFRFNAKLAGADNSYFAAYLRDVAPDGTSTLLTFGWLNAAHRFGHERYEPVPPNAPVAYALSLLPADHVVLAGHKLVLEVRSADLADWSQAGGATEPGLVTLDHARSALELPTLPLESLAPAPRSAA, encoded by the coding sequence ATGACCCGCGCCATCGTCCTCGCCCTTCTCCTCGCGCTTCCCGCCGCCCTCGCCGGGTGCTTCGCGCCCGCCGATGAGGACCTGCGCCCCGGAAGCGTCGACCTGCTCGAGGGACTCGTCGTCGAGGGCGCGAAGGCGACACGTCTCGAAAACGGCGACCTGAACCTCGTGTGGGAGGGCGTGATCGAGGGCAAGAGCGTCCCCGTCGTGTTCCCGGTCCCGGAGGGCGTCACGTACGTCGAGGCGACCGCGACGGTTCCTGCCGGACGCTCGCTCGACCTGCGCGTCGTCGGCAACTCGACGGGGCGGCTCCTTTGCAACACCCACAAGACGGCGAGCTTCCTCGTCGACGCGAAGGGCCGCGTCTCGTGCTCGGGCCTCGGCGTCGCGTCGCCGGGCGAGGACTGGAAGGCGATGCTCGGCGCGTCGAATTCGCTCTCGGCGCCCGCACCGTTCGTGCTCTCGGTGAACCTCAGCACCGCGCCCCTCGACGGGTCCGCCGCGCTCATCCGCTGGGACCGGCTCTCGCGCCCGATCCACAAGGCGCTCGAGACGGAGACGGTGAAGGTGCCCGCAAGCGTCGACGGGGCGAAGCTCCACGTCGAGGTCACGCGCCCCGCTATCGAGGAGAAGGTTCCGACCATCCTCGTGTCGAGCCCGTACAACTACAATGCGCGCGCGGCGGGCAACCGCCCGTCGGATTCGCTCATCCTCGCGATGGTGCCGCGCGGGTATGCCGTCGTCGTCGCGGACGTGCGCGGCTTCGGCAACTCGGAAGGGTGCGTCGAGGTATGGGGTCCGAAGGAGCAGAAGGACCAGTACGACCTCGTGGAGTGGGTCGCCGCGCAGCCGTGGAGCGACGGCAAGGTCGCGTTCTACGGGCAGAGCTACGTGGCGACGACCCCCGTCGAGGCGGCCGTCCAGCGCCCGCCCCACCTCACGACGATCGCGATCGTCGCGCCCGTCATGAACACGTGGGCCGACTGGCACTTCGGCGGCGTCCCGAACGGCGAAAACGTCGGGTCTCCGCGCAGCTACCAGCAGGGCGGCACGGAGACGACGCCCGAGGACGGGAACCCGCTCGCGACGGTCGCGCACACGGCGAACGGCTTCTGCGACGTCACGCTCGCGGCGCGCGCGAACGACCCGCGCGCGCTTTACGACGCGTTCTACAAGGAGCGCAACTTCACGGCGCGCGCGAAGGAGATCAACGTCCCCGTGTTCTACACGCAGGGCTTCTGGGACGAGAACGTGAAGGGCGAGATGATCGTCGGCTTCTTCGACGCGCTCGACGTCCCGAAGCGCGCCTTCTACGGCCCCTGGCACCACCAGCACGCGGTGCGCGCGGACATGGAGCTCACGCTGCGCGCCTGGTTCGACCACTGGCTCAAGGGCATCGAGACGGGCGTCATGGACGGACCCCTCGTCGAGGTCCGCACGCCGCAGGGCCTCGCGCGCGAGGCCGAATCGTGGCCGCCGGCCCACGCGACGCCGCGCGCGTTCCACCTCGCGTCCGGGAAGCTCCAGGACGCGTCCGGGGCGGGCGAATCCACGTATCTCGCCTTCCCCGCGAAGACGGTCCTCGCGAACCTCCTCCCGATGGCGCCGACGCCGACCGCGGTCCGCTTCGCGTCGGAGCCGCTCGCCGAGCCTCTCTACGTGTCGGGCAAGGGCGTGTTCCGCTTCAACGCGAAGCTCGCGGGCGCGGACAACTCCTACTTCGCGGCGTACCTCCGCGACGTCGCGCCCGACGGAACCTCGACGCTCCTCACGTTCGGGTGGCTGAACGCGGCCCATCGCTTCGGGCACGAGCGGTACGAGCCGGTGCCGCCGAACGCCCCCGTCGCGTACGCGCTTTCGCTCCTTCCCGCGGACCACGTCGTCCTCGCGGGCCACAAGCTCGTCCTCGAAGTCCGCTCGGCGGACCTCGCGGACTGGTCGCAGGCCGGCGGCGCGACGGAACCCGGTCTCGTGACGCTCGACCACGCGCGAAGCGCGCTCGAGCTGCCGACGCTCCCGCTCGAATCGCTCGCGCCCGCGCCGCGGTCGGCCGCGTGA
- the rpsJ gene encoding 30S ribosomal protein S10: MAHTARISLAGTDPKKVDSVCIQIKTIAERTGVRMSGPVPLPTKRLVVPARKSPDGEGSETYDHWQLRVHKRLIDIDADERALRQLMRIQVPDSVNIEIVLRT, encoded by the coding sequence ATGGCTCACACGGCCCGCATCTCCCTTGCCGGCACCGACCCCAAGAAGGTCGACAGCGTCTGCATCCAGATCAAGACCATCGCCGAGCGCACGGGCGTCCGCATGTCCGGCCCCGTCCCGCTCCCGACGAAGCGCCTCGTCGTCCCCGCCCGCAAGTCGCCCGACGGCGAGGGCTCGGAGACGTACGACCACTGGCAGCTGCGCGTCCACAAGCGCCTCATCGACATCGACGCCGACGAGCGCGCCCTCCGCCAGCTCATGCGCATCCAGGTCCCGGACTCGGTCAACATCGAGATCGTCCTCCGCACGTGA
- a CDS encoding DJ-1/PfpI family protein: MRLLSILLPEGFDEADAALAFHTLRAARALGASFETELLAADPVVLGAHGLRVLPSRLGWDLARSEAIVIPAVDPARLPATLEDATLLRALARFDTGRRRVCALGNGAQLVARAGHVRDRRVAGAGPPGEVLRASGATVEPGPVVVDGHVITTLPGARARREGLLALVAALEGEAFAARLAAEGAARA, encoded by the coding sequence GTGCGCCTTCTCTCCATTCTCCTTCCCGAGGGCTTCGACGAGGCCGACGCCGCCCTCGCGTTCCACACCCTGCGCGCGGCGCGGGCCCTTGGCGCCTCCTTCGAGACGGAGCTGCTCGCCGCCGACCCCGTGGTGCTCGGCGCGCACGGGCTGCGCGTCCTTCCTTCCCGCCTCGGGTGGGACCTCGCGCGAAGCGAGGCCATCGTTATCCCGGCCGTCGACCCCGCGCGCCTTCCCGCGACGCTCGAGGACGCGACCCTCCTGCGCGCCCTCGCCCGCTTCGACACGGGACGTCGCCGGGTCTGCGCGCTCGGGAACGGAGCGCAGCTCGTCGCGCGCGCGGGACACGTCCGCGACCGGCGCGTCGCGGGCGCGGGCCCCCCGGGCGAGGTCCTTCGCGCCTCCGGGGCGACCGTGGAGCCGGGCCCGGTCGTCGTCGACGGCCACGTGATCACCACCCTTCCCGGCGCGCGCGCCCGCCGGGAGGGCCTCCTCGCGCTCGTCGCGGCCCTCGAGGGGGAAGCGTTCGCCGCGCGGCTTGCGGCCGAGGGCGCCGCAAGGGCTTAG
- a CDS encoding PaaI family thioesterase has product MPVDEQVRKTLRVPAELPPVAKLLGMDLASVGAGIATFTLVADERHHNPMGSVHGGILADLADAAMGFAVISTLAKDETFTTVEMKVDFIRPVFSGKLRCLARVVNRGRTLAFAEAEIENKEGKIVAKATSTNMVLKRAGDADPFHHRLRHREGHDG; this is encoded by the coding sequence GTGCCCGTCGACGAGCAGGTCCGCAAGACGCTCAGGGTCCCCGCCGAACTCCCGCCCGTCGCGAAGCTCCTCGGGATGGACCTCGCGAGCGTCGGGGCCGGCATCGCGACCTTCACGCTCGTCGCGGACGAGCGCCACCACAACCCGATGGGTTCGGTCCACGGAGGGATCCTCGCGGACCTCGCGGACGCCGCGATGGGCTTCGCGGTCATCAGCACCCTCGCCAAGGACGAGACGTTCACGACCGTGGAGATGAAGGTCGACTTCATCCGCCCGGTCTTCTCCGGGAAGCTGAGATGCCTCGCGCGCGTCGTGAACCGCGGCCGGACGCTCGCGTTCGCGGAGGCGGAGATCGAGAACAAGGAGGGGAAGATCGTCGCGAAGGCGACGAGCACGAACATGGTCCTCAAGCGCGCGGGCGACGCCGACCCGTTCCACCACCGCCTCCGCCACCGCGAGGGCCACGACGGGTGA